In Pirellulales bacterium, the following proteins share a genomic window:
- a CDS encoding cytochrome c3 family protein produces MSATCLALRADDEKPSTNSDSKRPAPRKLVAPNTWPAGHPLPTVASNCAACHLTAGRELTDAVVHFVRSVHDLNDLTCYDCHGGNREEDGRAHEEAFGFIGTKLSAHLKVCSECHDDEAEQLAAGPHHWDFSKRINTKYPTCVDCHGNHDIGNPPADFKLTDMCLDCHHKLQKDYPNIASVVAGGDQLAAVLRDVRKKTISEPDPVPEPFRKELASLRTETMQLVHSSKEITADQAKQLNDRNEKIRQGLQEWLKSAK; encoded by the coding sequence ATGAGCGCCACGTGTCTGGCCCTGCGCGCGGATGACGAGAAGCCCTCGACCAACTCGGATTCCAAACGCCCTGCCCCGCGCAAACTGGTGGCACCAAACACCTGGCCTGCTGGCCATCCGCTGCCGACTGTGGCGTCGAATTGTGCCGCCTGTCATTTGACCGCCGGCCGTGAGTTGACCGACGCCGTGGTGCATTTCGTGCGCAGCGTTCACGACCTGAACGATCTCACCTGCTACGACTGTCACGGCGGCAACCGTGAAGAGGACGGGCGGGCCCACGAAGAGGCGTTCGGCTTCATCGGCACGAAGCTGAGTGCGCATCTCAAGGTGTGCAGTGAGTGTCACGACGACGAGGCCGAGCAATTGGCCGCCGGTCCGCACCATTGGGACTTTTCGAAGCGGATCAATACGAAGTACCCGACCTGCGTGGACTGCCACGGCAATCACGACATTGGCAATCCGCCGGCGGATTTCAAACTGACGGATATGTGCCTGGATTGCCATCACAAGCTGCAGAAGGATTACCCGAACATCGCCTCGGTCGTGGCCGGTGGCGACCAGTTGGCAGCGGTACTTCGCGACGTTCGCAAAAAGACAATTAGCGAACCGGATCCTGTGCCAGAACCATTTCGCAAAGAGCTGGCCAGCCTGCGGACCGAGACGATGCAACTAGTCCACTCTTCGAAGGAAATCACGGCCGATCAGGCAAAACAGTTGAACGACCGGAACGAGAAAATTCGCCAAGGACTACAGGAGTGGTTAAAATCGGCGAAGTGA
- the lpxD gene encoding UDP-3-O-(3-hydroxymyristoyl)glucosamine N-acyltransferase has product MAYTLADIARLVDGTIVGDAAIPVSGIAVLADAQAGDITLVDTAERAARLGTVQAAAAIVPRGVACTKLPTIEVDDIHSAFARLIVLFRPTRATAARGISATAYISERARIGKNVAIHSGATIGEDVEIGDDTTIYPGVHIMAGCKIGAAVTIYPNVVLYDDTIVGARSIIHSGVVIGAHGFGYKLVAGRHQLASQFGWVELGPDVEVGAGSTIDRGTYGPTVIGEGTKIDNLVQVAHNCRIGKHNLLCSQVGIAGSTTTGDYVVMAGQVGVRDHVHIGRGAILGAMAGITADVPEGAKMLGAPATPERDQKLIQGTIAKLPELRRQIKALQAAVDAIQGGKEPGKKAA; this is encoded by the coding sequence ATGGCTTACACCTTGGCGGACATCGCTCGGCTTGTGGACGGCACGATCGTCGGTGACGCCGCGATCCCGGTCTCGGGCATCGCAGTGCTGGCCGACGCACAAGCCGGAGATATCACTCTCGTCGACACGGCTGAACGCGCGGCAAGGCTGGGCACCGTGCAAGCCGCCGCGGCGATCGTCCCGCGCGGCGTCGCGTGTACCAAACTGCCAACGATCGAAGTCGACGACATTCATTCCGCCTTTGCCCGGCTCATCGTACTATTTCGCCCGACGCGGGCTACGGCCGCGCGTGGCATCAGCGCGACAGCCTATATTAGCGAGCGAGCTCGCATCGGTAAGAACGTTGCCATTCACAGCGGCGCGACGATCGGCGAGGACGTCGAGATCGGTGACGACACGACCATCTATCCTGGCGTCCACATCATGGCCGGCTGCAAGATCGGCGCGGCGGTGACGATTTACCCGAACGTCGTGCTGTACGACGACACAATCGTCGGCGCACGCTCGATCATTCACTCCGGGGTCGTGATCGGCGCCCATGGGTTTGGATACAAGCTCGTCGCAGGGCGGCATCAGTTGGCAAGTCAATTCGGTTGGGTCGAATTGGGCCCCGACGTCGAAGTCGGCGCAGGATCGACAATCGACCGCGGCACCTACGGTCCGACCGTGATCGGCGAGGGAACCAAGATCGATAACCTGGTGCAGGTGGCTCACAACTGCCGTATCGGCAAACATAACCTGCTTTGCTCGCAAGTCGGAATCGCCGGCAGCACGACCACGGGTGATTACGTTGTGATGGCCGGACAGGTCGGCGTGCGTGACCACGTGCATATCGGTCGCGGCGCCATCTTGGGCGCCATGGCCGGAATCACGGCCGACGTGCCCGAGGGGGCCAAGATGCTCGGCGCCCCGGCAACACCCGAGCGTGATCAGAAATTGATTCAAGGCACAATCGCCAAACTGCCCGAGTTGCGTCGCCAAATCAAAGCCTTGCAAGCCGCTGTTGACGCGATACAAGGTGGCAAAGAGCCGGGCAAGAAGGCGGCATAA
- a CDS encoding DUF6677 family protein — protein sequence MAKPQLTRDANAPSGTFTPEGVPLRDPFVAAGLAWLIPGAGHWYQGRRSKSVLFFVCILGTFLYGLYLGEGRVVYASMRPEDRRFPYFCQVATGAVALPALVQAYRVNHGNNPIPFPGWDDFMVPPSLVKNRDDLPNELDLLHKRLNRFFELGTVYTMVAGLLNVLVIYDAWAGPAEPDMPAKKEEEEEAKPVATGPPPGS from the coding sequence GTGGCAAAACCCCAACTGACCCGAGATGCCAACGCGCCGAGCGGGACTTTCACGCCCGAGGGGGTGCCGCTGCGCGATCCGTTCGTGGCGGCGGGCCTGGCCTGGCTGATTCCCGGCGCGGGGCATTGGTATCAGGGACGCCGCTCGAAATCGGTGCTGTTCTTTGTTTGCATCCTTGGGACGTTCCTTTACGGGCTGTATTTGGGAGAGGGACGCGTCGTGTACGCGTCGATGCGGCCTGAAGATCGGCGCTTCCCGTACTTTTGCCAGGTAGCCACCGGGGCCGTTGCGCTGCCAGCACTCGTGCAGGCCTATCGGGTCAATCACGGCAACAACCCAATTCCGTTCCCCGGCTGGGACGATTTCATGGTCCCGCCGAGCCTGGTAAAGAATCGTGACGACCTGCCGAACGAACTTGATTTGCTGCACAAACGATTGAATCGCTTTTTCGAACTCGGCACTGTTTACACAATGGTGGCCGGATTACTCAATGTGCTCGTGATCTATGATGCTTGGGCAGGCCCGGCCGAACCCGACATGCCGGCCAAGAAAGAAGAAGAGGAGGAGGCGAAACCGGTAGCGACCGGCCCTCCGCCAGGCTCGTAA
- a CDS encoding aminotransferase class IV, with product MAERIVYFNGSYVPESQARVSIYDSALAMGDMAFEVTRTVHGRPFRLDDHLARLFHTLDALRVDPGLSKVELRTITEETLARNVPLESAEVDWNIIHNLSRGPVTANLSAFAPHEIRPTVIVSCFPLVEKLGSLAYAYDEGIDAVVPSQRSIPGDLLDDSLKTRSRLHYQIANLQAEEMRRGAWAVLTDPAGNLTEGTSGNVFIVRHDTLITPRAENLLPGITRQMVFELAVKAKIRVLETDITPLQAADSDEMFMTSTSIGILHVRNFQQKLIGAGGIGPVTARLRAALEDAVGLDFAAQAARYAELRAIRRHA from the coding sequence ATGGCTGAACGCATCGTCTATTTCAACGGTTCCTACGTCCCCGAGTCACAGGCCCGCGTTTCGATCTATGACTCGGCCTTGGCGATGGGCGACATGGCGTTCGAGGTCACACGGACGGTTCATGGCCGCCCGTTTCGGCTGGACGATCATCTGGCCCGATTGTTCCACACGCTCGATGCGCTTCGCGTCGACCCTGGTTTGTCGAAGGTCGAGTTGCGGACGATCACCGAAGAAACCTTGGCGCGAAACGTGCCGCTCGAATCGGCCGAGGTTGATTGGAATATCATCCACAATCTGTCGCGCGGACCGGTGACAGCGAACCTCTCGGCCTTTGCCCCGCACGAAATACGTCCGACCGTCATCGTCAGTTGTTTTCCGCTGGTCGAAAAGCTTGGTTCGCTTGCCTATGCGTATGACGAGGGCATCGACGCAGTGGTACCTTCGCAACGCTCAATTCCGGGCGATTTGCTGGATGACTCCCTGAAGACCCGCAGCCGACTCCATTACCAAATTGCCAACCTGCAGGCCGAAGAAATGCGGCGTGGCGCTTGGGCCGTGCTGACCGACCCAGCAGGCAACCTCACCGAAGGCACCAGCGGCAACGTATTCATCGTGCGCCACGATACGCTGATTACACCGCGAGCTGAGAACCTGCTGCCGGGCATAACGCGTCAAATGGTCTTTGAGCTGGCGGTCAAAGCGAAAATCCGCGTTCTGGAAACTGATATAACGCCGTTGCAGGCGGCCGATTCGGACGAGATGTTCATGACGTCGACCAGCATCGGCATCTTGCACGTTCGCAACTTTCAACAGAAGTTGATTGGCGCCGGCGGAATTGGGCCGGTTACAGCCCGGTTGCGTGCCGCTTTGGAGGACGCAGTGGGGTTGGACTTTGCAGCGCAAGCCGCACGTTACGCGGAATTGCGTGCCATCCGCCGCCACGCGTGA